Proteins encoded by one window of Desulfurellaceae bacterium:
- the rfaE1 gene encoding D-glycero-beta-D-manno-heptose-7-phosphate kinase — translation MAQHLSTRPDAPPVPNIRAVLERFSQVRVLVVGDVMLDRYIWGQVERISPEAPVPIVRVTDESLRAGGAGNVITNIRALGGQVIACGLVGRDRHGRRLVHELAASGAEVSGVLTSRSMTTITKTRIIAHSQQVVRLDREPHRTVESRLRARLRAFVRGHIEECDVVVVSDYGKGAIDAELLDLLATSHRQHGFVYVIDPKPPNFAAYRGASLVKPNLAEASQAAGLAIHDETSLAEAGARLLDRWDTPAVLISRGEGGLSLFQAGKTVRHFPTMAREVFDVTGAGDTVHATCALALGAGTSLEAATIFANHAAGVVVGKVGTATVSPAELRAVLCETYPCAV, via the coding sequence ATGGCCCAACACCTGTCCACACGCCCTGACGCCCCACCCGTCCCGAATATCCGCGCCGTGCTGGAGCGCTTTTCCCAGGTACGTGTGCTGGTAGTCGGTGATGTGATGCTGGATCGCTACATCTGGGGGCAGGTCGAGCGGATTTCTCCCGAGGCCCCGGTGCCGATCGTGCGGGTCACCGACGAGAGCCTGCGGGCCGGCGGAGCCGGCAACGTCATCACCAACATCCGCGCCCTGGGTGGCCAAGTCATCGCCTGCGGCCTGGTTGGTCGGGATCGGCACGGACGCCGCCTGGTGCACGAGCTGGCCGCCAGCGGGGCCGAGGTCAGCGGCGTCCTGACGAGCCGCAGCATGACGACGATCACCAAGACGCGGATTATCGCCCATAGCCAACAGGTCGTTCGGCTGGATCGCGAGCCGCACCGGACGGTCGAGAGCCGGCTCCGAGCTCGGCTGCGCGCCTTTGTTCGTGGTCACATTGAGGAGTGCGACGTGGTCGTGGTGTCCGACTACGGCAAGGGGGCGATTGACGCCGAGCTGCTCGACCTGTTGGCCACCTCACACCGCCAGCACGGATTTGTGTATGTGATCGACCCCAAACCGCCCAATTTCGCCGCCTACCGGGGGGCGAGTCTGGTCAAACCCAACCTGGCCGAAGCCAGTCAGGCCGCCGGCCTGGCCATTCATGACGAGACCAGTCTGGCCGAGGCAGGCGCGCGACTGCTCGACCGGTGGGATACCCCGGCAGTCCTGATCTCGCGCGGCGAGGGCGGCCTGAGCCTGTTTCAAGCGGGCAAAACGGTCCGCCATTTCCCGACTATGGCGCGCGAGGTTTTTGACGTTACCGGAGCCGGGGACACCGTCCACGCCACCTGTGCGCTGGCCCTCGGGGCCGGCACCTCTCTGGAGGCGGCAACCATCTTCGCCAACCATGCGGCCGGTGTCGTGGTCGGCAAAGTCGGCACCGCCACGGTCAGCCCGGCAGAGCTGCGGGCGGTCCTATGTGAGACATACCCATGCGCAGTATGA
- a CDS encoding YicC family protein has translation MRSMTGYGSGSAAFPGGRVSAEIRTVNHRFLEMKMSLPRLFLPWEDEFRRQLSAQVGRGRLELSLNLSGRTPHTSTVSLNRDLARAYRLAFSELQKELGIDTPLDLRLLASRPELFQVSVQPQLSQTELGAAKKAVDRALRSLERQRSREGRFLRRELRGRLQTLSRFGRAAARRSGRSQTAARRRLAERVQTFLADTQLDQSRLLQEVVVATQKSDITEELVRLQSHVETMMDLIASHEPVGKRLDFLLQEINREVNTIGAKADDAPLRHLVVEAKEEVEKLREQVQNVE, from the coding sequence ATGCGCAGTATGACAGGCTATGGAAGCGGCAGCGCAGCCTTTCCGGGTGGACGGGTGAGCGCTGAAATACGGACGGTCAACCATCGCTTTTTGGAAATGAAGATGTCGCTGCCGCGCCTCTTTCTGCCCTGGGAAGATGAGTTCCGGCGCCAGCTGAGCGCGCAGGTCGGCCGCGGTCGGCTTGAGCTGTCGCTCAATCTGAGCGGACGGACGCCGCACACCTCCACAGTCTCCCTCAACCGCGACCTGGCTCGGGCCTACCGCCTGGCGTTCAGCGAGCTGCAAAAAGAACTCGGCATCGACACCCCGCTCGACCTGCGGCTGCTGGCCTCGCGGCCGGAGCTGTTCCAGGTCAGCGTCCAGCCCCAGCTCAGTCAGACCGAGCTTGGAGCGGCCAAAAAAGCGGTTGACAGGGCCCTGCGTAGCCTGGAGCGCCAGCGTAGCCGGGAGGGCAGATTTCTGCGCCGCGAGCTGCGCGGCCGGCTCCAGACCTTGAGCCGGTTTGGACGGGCGGCCGCCCGCCGTAGCGGCCGGAGCCAGACGGCCGCCCGCCGGCGGCTGGCCGAGCGGGTCCAAACCTTTTTGGCTGACACCCAGCTCGACCAGTCGCGCCTGCTCCAGGAGGTGGTGGTAGCCACCCAGAAGAGCGATATCACCGAAGAGCTGGTCCGTTTACAGAGCCATGTGGAGACCATGATGGATCTCATTGCCAGCCATGAACCGGTCGGCAAACGCCTGGACTTTCTGCTGCAAGAGATCAACCGCGAGGTCAATACGATCGGCGCCAAGGCCGATGACGCCCCGCTCCGCCATTTGGTCGTTGAGGCCAAAGAGGAGGTAGAAAAATTGCGCGAACAAGTGCAGAATGTAGAGTAA